Within the Deltaproteobacteria bacterium genome, the region CGACGAGGTCGAACGCGGGCTCGTTCGCGAGCCACAGAGGCACGCCCTCGGCGCTCGCGCGTTCGATCACATCGGCATCCGGACGACGCCCGCCCGCGAGAATCACCCCCGCGAGACCGGCGTGCAGCGCCACGGCCACCATGTTCAGGTGCGCCTGGATCGTCACGAGCACGCCGCCTTCGGGCGCGTGCGCGAGCACGTCGGACAGCAGATCCGAAACATAGCCGTACCCGATGTCCCGCTCCGCCTCGACCGCGAGCCGGGGCGTGAGGCATTCGAGCTTCAGCGTGGTCGCCAATTCCGCGAGTGTCATGACTTCACCTCTCGATAGGGGCACTGCCCGGCCGGCGCGCGGCCCAGCACGATGTCCTCTGCGTACGTGGAACAATCCGGCGCGCCGCATTGCGCGCAATCGCGACCCGGCAGGATCTTCGTCGTCCGGTCGATCTCGGCGAATTTGCGCATGGCAACCGCCATGTCGGGGTCGAGACGCAGCGCGGCGCGCGGCGCGACCGGCGATTCACGCCGCACGGCCTTCGCATCGTTCGATATGTCGCCGTTGGGGCGCCGTGATGCTCTGCGCGACGAGATCCATGGGTTCTCGGCGAGAAGCGGCGAGCCGCGGCAGCCGCCGTCGCACAGATAGAGTTCGAGCACGCGGCACGGATCGAGACGTCCGTCTTCCAGTCGATCCAGAATTTCGAGGACGTGCCGGGCGCCCCATGCGACGAAGACGCCGTCGCGGCCCCGGTCCGTCCCGGCTTCGCCGTCTTCGCCCGCATTCCCCGCTTTCGGCATCGCGGGACGGACTTTCCGGATCACCTCGTCGATGGCGACGCAAGCGATGAGCCCCGTGGGATCGGCGTTTTGCGCGGCGGCGCGCTGCGCCGGGCACATCACCGCGACGAGCGAACCCGCGCCCGCCTCGAACGCCGCGGCTTCGATCGGCGACCGGAATGGAGACAGGTTTGCGACGAGCGAGGGGAAGCGCGTCGCGACGAGATCGGCGATCGCCGAACACTGGGCGGAGATCACCGGCGCGTTTTCGGAAGCGGCCTCCCGCTCCGCATCGCGAAGCGTTTCAGTCCAGCCGTCGGTCCACATCGCGCGCGCGGCGAACGATGACGACACCGCGTCGTCGATTCCGCAATGCTCCGCGCAACGCCCGAACTGCGTGCGCAGTTCCGCCGGCAGCACGGCGATGCGGCCATCCGCGGCGACCGGCTCGCCGACCTCGACCTCGATCGCCTTCGGTCGGCACGCGCGAACGCACTCGGCGCAATCGACGCACAGGTGCGCGAGCACGCTCGGGCTACCGTCGCGAACGCGCATGGCGGTCGTCGGGCACGCGATCACGCAGGCCATGCACGAGGTGCACCGCTCAGCACGCAGGCGCAGATGATGGCGGAAGTACCCTTCGGGCGACGTGGGTGAAACACGAATCGCAAAACGCAGCCGGGTCCCCTGCCCGATGCGCGTGTCGAGTTGGAATGTGTCGCTCATGCGGCGGATGTTCGGCAGCCCCAAGCCCGCGCCGAATCCGAGTTGACGCGCCTTTTCGGGCGCGGTGGACCACCCTTCCGTGAGCGCGCGGGAAACGTCGGGGATCCCGGGGCCTTCGTCCGAGATCTCGACCGTGATGCGGTCGGCGTCGATGGCCGCGTCCATCCGACCGCATCGGGCATGGATGATGACGTTCATCTCGGCCTCGTACGTCGCGATCACGGCCCGACGTACGGCGGAGGGATCGGCGCCCGAACGTTGCAGCAGAGCCTTGAGCCGTCGCGACGCCTCGCCGCCGTGCTCGAAGTCTCCGCCACCGATCGGGACCGACAGGGCGTTCACGCCGCTTCTCCTCCGAGGACGGTTTCCACGAGTGGAGTCAGCCGTTTCGCGGCATCGGCGGGCGCCAGAGAAGACCGCGCAACAATCATCCCCGCAGCCCGAGCCGCGTCGATCAATCGGCTGTCGGTTACGAGCGTTCCGAGAACGCATAGCGCGGGCGAGTCGAGCAGTTCGGCGAGACGAACCAGATGCGGGCCGGAGAGCCGCGTGACGATCAATGCCCTCGGCGACGCCCATTGGAGCAGCTCGCTCATGCGGTCACCCACATAGACGATGTCGATGGGCAGATCGGCTTTTTCGGGACCGTCCTCGATGACCAATACGGCGTCGAGTACACGCAGGATTTCGCCCAGGGTCGTCGGCATGGCGCTCACCTCCGGTTCGGACATGAGCAAACCCCGTGCCCTCGCGACCGATCGAGCGTACCGAAAATTTTCCCGATGAATTACGGGGTTATGCACGCGGTCGTCGATCAGAGCCGGAACGCCGCGAGAAGGTGCGTGCACAAGTCTCCCGTGGGTGAACGGCGCACGAAGCTTCCGGAGATCGGTGTGTTCTTGTCCTGTTTTCGCGGGCTTTGTTCGGGGTTGGCGATGCATCTCACGGCGACGGCGCTTGATCCACGGGCGGGCTTGTGTTAGCGGAGTTGCGATTTGATTTTTTCCTTGCCGATGGAGTGCTGTTGAATTCCCTGAAGTCCGATTCGGAAGCTCGCGGAGGCTGGCTCGGCTTTCTCTCCGGCAACCAACTCGCGATCTACACGCTGATCGCCATCGGCGTCCTCGCGCTCGTCGGAACGATCCTGCCCCAGCGCGGTCCCGGGCTTTCCGAAGAGCAGTTTCAGGCGCTCGCGAATGCGCCTGGAGTGAAGGGGCTGGCACACCAGATCGGTTTCTATGACATCTTTCACAGCGTGTGGTTTTACGCGCTCATCATGATCCTGTGCGTCAATCTCGTGTTGTGTACGACGTTCAACTTCAAGCGCGTGTACCGCACCAGCGGCGCCAAGCACGCCGTCGTGGGTCCGGGGCTCTTCGATCAACTCGACGAACTGCGCCGCTTCAAGTCGCGTAGCGTCAAGGCAGAGTCCGTCGAGGCCGCCGTTCGGCCGCAGATCAAGACCGACAACAACGGCCAGTGGTTCTACCGAGAATCGGGGACATCGCACCGCTACGGCGCAATCGTCACGCACATCTCCATCATTCTGATGGCCGTCGGCGCGGTCTATGGCAGTCTCGTCGGCATCGACGGTTCGATGCTCGTCGCGGAGAAGGATACGAACAACACGATCGAATTGCGTCGTGGGGGCGAGATCAAGCTGCCGTTTACGGTTCGCTGCAACGACTTCGAGGTCGAATACTACGAGGGCGGCCGTCAACCCAAGACATTCCGATCGGAATTGACGTTTATCCCCGCCGCCGGCGCGCCGGTCGACACGAAGATCGAGGTCAACCAACCCGCCGCGTTTGGGGGATATCGGTTTTTCCAATCGTCCTACGGCCAGACCCCGCCCAAGGTGCAGCTCGTCGCGACTCGACGCTCTGACGGGACGAAGCTCCCGTTGCGGCCCGCATCGCTGCGCCAGTGGGTCGATGTCGAGAACCACATTCACGTCGCGATCAAGGACGTCGATCCGAACAAGTTCAACGCGGGATTGGCCGCCCTGGTCGTCGAGGAAGACCACAAGACGCCGCCGAAGGAGTTCTGGATCTTCCGCGAAAACCCGACGTTCGACGATTCGCGTGCGGGCGATTACACGTATTCGCTCACGGCTTATGAGTCGGGCGGGTGGTATACGGGCCTTATGGTCACGCGTAATCCCGGTCTCGCCGTTTTCTGGCTCGGGTGCGCACTCGGCGGCGTGGGGCTTTTCCTCGCGTTTTTCGTGCCCCACAAGCGTCTTGTGGTGCACGTGCTCAATGATCAGATCACGGTCGGCTACAGCGATTCCCGCGCGGGCGACGTTCCCAAGCGCGAAGCCGATCGATGGGTCGAAGAACTCAAGGGTCGTACATCCTGACGTGTCGCGAAGGAGATCTGCCATGAAGTCCTGGAAAATCGTCCTGATGACCATCGCGGTCTGCGCACTGATCCTGTCGGTCGGCTGCAAGAGCGCATCCGAGACGCCGAAACCCGCGGACGACCCGCACGCCGGGCACGACCACGGCGACGGCAAGTCGGACCCGGATGGGAAAATGCCGGCGATGCCGCCGGAACATCCGCCGATGGACAAATCCATGGGCGGAGCCATGGGCGGCGCGATGGGCAAGCCCATGATGCCCGAGGGCGGCCACCAGATCGTGGTTCCCGACGACGTGAAGGCGAAGTTCAAGTCGGTCAAACTGAATTTCGGAAAAAAGGGCGAGCAACCGACCGCCGTCGAGGCCAAGGTCGGCGAGGAAACCAAGCTCGGCGATTCGGGTCTGACCGTGTTCGTCGAAGCGTTCCTGCCCGCGTTCTACATGGACTCCACGCGCATTTCGTCCATCTCGACCGAACTGACGAATCCGGCCGTTCGGGTCGCCATCAAGGAAAAAGGACAAGAGATCCACAAAGGCTGGCTGTTTGCGAAGATGCCGACCGTTCACCCCTTCGAGCACGCGACGTACACCTTGACCCTCGTCGAGGGCGTGGCCGATCCCAACGCTCCCAAATCCGCCGCGCCGCCGGCGCCCGAAGCGCCCGCTCCGGCAGCGCCGACCGCACCGCCGACCGCACCGCCCGCCACGAACGGCTGAGGAAACATCGAGATGGGGAACTTCATCCGTTCCATGATGGACGCGCTGGCGTCCGGGTCCGCCGAAGGCGTTTCGATCGGGTTTTTCGATCTGTCGTTCCTGATCTTCGTGATCTCGACGATCGGCTACCTGCTCTATTTGATGAAACGCACCAACGGCCCGTGGATCGTCGGCTTCGGAGCGCTCGCCGTCGGATGCGTCACCATGACGGTCGCGTTGATCGTGCGCTGGATCGCCGCGGGCATCGATCATCCGCCCTGGACCAATCTGTATGAGTCGCTCGTCTTCTTCTCCTGGGGCATGGTCGTCTCGTACGGCGTGATGGAGATGAAGTATCGCGTCAAGATCGTCGGCGCGTTCGTCGTGCCGCTGGTCATGATCGCAATGGGCATGGCGTCGCTGTCCGGCAACAAGGAAATCACGCCGCTCATGCCCGCGCTGAAAAGCGTGTGGCTTCACTTCCACGTCTTCGGCGCGGCCATTTCGTATTCGCTGTTCATCGTCGCGTTCGCGTTCGCGGTGCTCTACCTCTACCGCGACAATCTGGCCCTGCCCTTCTTTCACGCCGCGTCGTCGGTGGCGAACATTCTCGCCCTCGTCGCCGTGACCAAGGGACAGGTCTTCATGATGCGCTACCCGCTCACGAAGTCCGTCTTCATGAACGGCAAGTGGTATAAGGACATGGTGCCCGGATCGGACCCGCCGATTTGGATCGACATGGAACTCCCCGGGCTCGGCGCATTCGCGTTTGTCGTGTTTGTGCTCTTCGCGGTGTCCGCCGCGATCGCGTTCGCCAAGCGCGACGACGCGACCGATAAGGGCAAGCGTTTCGTCTTCGCGGCCCACCTGTTTCCGACGATCCTGCTGACGATCGTCGTCGGTCAGATCCTGTATCAGTCGGGACGCTTTCCCGACTTCACGATCAGCAACAACGTTTACTCCTTCGCACTGGTCGCCACGACATGGTTTTTCTCGCTGACCGTGCTGATTCTGCACTCCGCGAAATCGGCCATCGTCGAGCACCTGCCGAAGCCCAAGGACCTCGACAACATCGCGTACAAGGCGATCATCGTCGCCTTTCCGTTGCTTTCCTTCGTCATCATCTCGGGCGCGATCTGGGCGAATAACGCCTGGGGACGTTACTGGGGCTGGGACCCCAAGGAGACGGCGTCGCTCGTGACGTGGGTCGTGTACCTGCTCTATCTGCACACGCGCGTCACCAAAGGCTGGGTTGGACGCAAGACGGCCTACATCGCCATCATCGGATTCGCGAGCGTGGTCTTCACCTACCTCGGCGTGAATCTTGTTCTGTCCGGCCTGCATTCCTACGCGACCGGCTGACAAACCCGCATCACACCAAATCGGGGACGGCCGCGGCCGTCCCCGATTCGTTTGCGCTCTCCGTTTCGATCAGAACTTGATCGCCACCTGCGTCTTGAAGTTGCGACCCGCTTCGAGCGGCCCCGAACCGTGGAACTTGTACTTGCGGTCGAACGCGTTCTCGACCGACGTCACGGTCTCGATCCAGTCGTTGACCGTGAGTCCGAGGCGGAAATGCCAGACCAGAAAGGCCGGCGTGCCGTCCTCGCCGATGCGCACGTCGTCCTTGTCGGCCTGCGAGAGGCGGTCCTGCTTCGACGCGGCCTCCATCGCCGTCTCGAACCACAGCGGGTCCGCGCCGAGCTTGAGCCAACCCGTGCCCAGCAGCGGCGGAATGCGGCGTAGCGGCTCCTCGTCGGTCTCGTTCTGACCGAATGTGTAGTGCGCCGTGCCGCCCAGCGCGATCAGGTCCTCGAGCACCACCAGTCGGCTCGATGCCTCCCATCCGTAGATGAACGCCTCGCCCACGTTCTCATTGTGGTTCACCACATCGCCGTTGATCTCGGTCGCGCCGTTGTAGTCCGTCGGCTTGCGCACGATCAGGTCGGTGATCTGCGAGTAGTAGCCGAACAGTGAAAAGAACGCGCGCTTGGCCGCGAGTCGATATCCGGCCTCGTACTGGATCATCTTCTCGGGTTCGATGTCGGAGTTGGGGATGTCATAGCGCCCGTCTTCGCTGCCCAGCTTCGACAGATCATCGATGCCCGGCGCGCGAAAACCCCGCGACGCGCCGAGGATGAAGTTGTGCGTATCCGCCGCCGTGAACATCGTGTGC harbors:
- a CDS encoding serine kinase: MTLAELATTLKLECLTPRLAVEAERDIGYGYVSDLLSDVLAHAPEGGVLVTIQAHLNMVAVALHAGLAGVILAGGRRPDADVIERASAEGVPLWLANEPAFDLVGRLYELGIRGRRA
- a CDS encoding ATP-binding protein, producing MRSRNARNRQPIDRRGSGCGDDCCAVFSGARRCRETADSTRGNRPRRRSGVNALSVPIGGGDFEHGGEASRRLKALLQRSGADPSAVRRAVIATYEAEMNVIIHARCGRMDAAIDADRITVEISDEGPGIPDVSRALTEGWSTAPEKARQLGFGAGLGLPNIRRMSDTFQLDTRIGQGTRLRFAIRVSPTSPEGYFRHHLRLRAERCTSCMACVIACPTTAMRVRDGSPSVLAHLCVDCAECVRACRPKAIEVEVGEPVAADGRIAVLPAELRTQFGRCAEHCGIDDAVSSSFAARAMWTDGWTETLRDAEREAASENAPVISAQCSAIADLVATRFPSLVANLSPFRSPIEAAAFEAGAGSLVAVMCPAQRAAAQNADPTGLIACVAIDEVIRKVRPAMPKAGNAGEDGEAGTDRGRDGVFVAWGARHVLEILDRLEDGRLDPCRVLELYLCDGGCRGSPLLAENPWISSRRASRRPNGDISNDAKAVRRESPVAPRAALRLDPDMAVAMRKFAEIDRTTKILPGRDCAQCGAPDCSTYAEDIVLGRAPAGQCPYREVKS
- a CDS encoding cytochrome c biogenesis protein ResB; translation: MNSLKSDSEARGGWLGFLSGNQLAIYTLIAIGVLALVGTILPQRGPGLSEEQFQALANAPGVKGLAHQIGFYDIFHSVWFYALIMILCVNLVLCTTFNFKRVYRTSGAKHAVVGPGLFDQLDELRRFKSRSVKAESVEAAVRPQIKTDNNGQWFYRESGTSHRYGAIVTHISIILMAVGAVYGSLVGIDGSMLVAEKDTNNTIELRRGGEIKLPFTVRCNDFEVEYYEGGRQPKTFRSELTFIPAAGAPVDTKIEVNQPAAFGGYRFFQSSYGQTPPKVQLVATRRSDGTKLPLRPASLRQWVDVENHIHVAIKDVDPNKFNAGLAALVVEEDHKTPPKEFWIFRENPTFDDSRAGDYTYSLTAYESGGWYTGLMVTRNPGLAVFWLGCALGGVGLFLAFFVPHKRLVVHVLNDQITVGYSDSRAGDVPKREADRWVEELKGRTS
- a CDS encoding DUF2155 domain-containing protein → MKSWKIVLMTIAVCALILSVGCKSASETPKPADDPHAGHDHGDGKSDPDGKMPAMPPEHPPMDKSMGGAMGGAMGKPMMPEGGHQIVVPDDVKAKFKSVKLNFGKKGEQPTAVEAKVGEETKLGDSGLTVFVEAFLPAFYMDSTRISSISTELTNPAVRVAIKEKGQEIHKGWLFAKMPTVHPFEHATYTLTLVEGVADPNAPKSAAPPAPEAPAPAAPTAPPTAPPATNG
- the ccsA gene encoding cytochrome c biogenesis protein CcsA, which codes for MGNFIRSMMDALASGSAEGVSIGFFDLSFLIFVISTIGYLLYLMKRTNGPWIVGFGALAVGCVTMTVALIVRWIAAGIDHPPWTNLYESLVFFSWGMVVSYGVMEMKYRVKIVGAFVVPLVMIAMGMASLSGNKEITPLMPALKSVWLHFHVFGAAISYSLFIVAFAFAVLYLYRDNLALPFFHAASSVANILALVAVTKGQVFMMRYPLTKSVFMNGKWYKDMVPGSDPPIWIDMELPGLGAFAFVVFVLFAVSAAIAFAKRDDATDKGKRFVFAAHLFPTILLTIVVGQILYQSGRFPDFTISNNVYSFALVATTWFFSLTVLILHSAKSAIVEHLPKPKDLDNIAYKAIIVAFPLLSFVIISGAIWANNAWGRYWGWDPKETASLVTWVVYLLYLHTRVTKGWVGRKTAYIAIIGFASVVFTYLGVNLVLSGLHSYATG